In the Brassica napus cultivar Da-Ae chromosome A7, Da-Ae, whole genome shotgun sequence genome, one interval contains:
- the LOC106357414 gene encoding auxin-responsive protein SAUR40 codes for MKSPLRRYSQVADSSSSHHSFCCNQIFRRDVHHPTSFLVKRATTVASSIPSGLVPVDVGEKMDRFLVSAELLNHPVFVGLLNRSAQEYGYAQKGVLHIPCNVFVFERVIEALRSGASQSRDVPELVASLTGDEDVSLWLPGVTE; via the coding sequence ATGAAGTCTCCGCTTCGCCGCTACTCACAAGTCGCCGATTCCTCCTCTTCCCACCACTCTTTTTGCTGCAACCAGATTTTCCGCCGCGATGTTCATCACCCGACATCGTTCTTGGTTAAACGAGCAACCACCGTGGCATCGAGTATCCCTTCAGGACTTGTGCCGGTCGACGTCGGTGAGAAGATGGACCGGTTCTTGGTGAGTGCAGAGCTGCTTAACCACCCTGTGTTCGTCGGTTTGCTTAACCGATCTGCTCAGGAGTACGGTTACGCTCAGAAAGGTGTTCTTCATATCCCATGTAACGTCTTCGTGTTTGAGCGAGTCATTGAGGCTCTCCGATCTGGAGCCTCTCAGTCTCGTGATGTGCCGGAGCTTGTTGCATCGTTAACAGGCGATGAAGATGTGTCTCTGTGGTTACCTGGAGTTACAGAGTAG
- the LOC106354767 gene encoding nucleolar complex-associated protein 3 isoform X2 has protein sequence MGKNRRKDKAIPPPQLPPEVREEEIEFSDEDVKYVEENKDYARFVSRIDTTAINRQCVGEAKTVEDKYEEERSKKNVQQEEKGSNEIQVDPVDVLPVKTLDGKLHFRTVTKKSKLAEADPEEAEEEDVLEDEHILNKSQRRAKAKKSKKEAKKQEKEVPEEILQEEETPQAAVLAEVKEELSAEESFENKKNRLAELGMLLLSDPDANIRSLKEMLDISKDENAKIVKLCLLSVLAVFKDIIPGYRIRLPTDKELEMKVSKEVKKTRFYESTLLKAYKSYLQKLMAFERQPVYNQVANRCICTLLDAKPHFNFRDNLLTAVVRNISSPDEVVRRLCCSTIRSLFSNEGKHGGELTVQAVRLIADQVKSQNCQLHPNSIEVFMSIRFDEDIGKRDREEANKKKFKKNDKRNNQEEQNQVQENERKKSKREMMSKIRDEVNADYRGVTYEPDAMERRKMQTETLSAVFETYFRILRKTMFSIGESTEEDTTLNPGAFGPHPLLAPCLDGLGKFTQQLDLDYIGDLMNYLKKLASSSSVSTTKKKNSKLLTVSERLRCCLVAFKVMRSNLNALNVDLQDFFVQLYNLLLEYRPGRDSGEVLAESLKIMLCDDRHQDMQKAAAFVKRLATFALCFGCAESMSALVTLKNLLQRNVKCRNLLENDVGGGSVSGSIAKYQPYATDPNLSGAFASVLWELNLLTKHYHPAISTMAGTISNMNTSQNQTFLSAVTPQQAFADYSLLKESFEPKSESRKLNNKRKRESGGEEGKDVPETDIVELKKKLKENFTILRGIKEDERVIMEFEKKKQSNLAKKKPTKKLSTVAKKKPTKSPKSKKRI, from the exons ATGGGGAAAAATCGCCGCAAAGACAAGGCAATTCCTCCGCCGCAGCTTCCGCCGGAAGtaagagaagaggagattgagttTTCCGACGAGGATGTGAAGTACGTCGAAGAGAACAAGGATTACGCCCGATTCGTCTCTCGAATCGACACCACTGCTATCAACAG GCAATGCGTTGGTGAAGCAAAGACAGTGGAGGATAAGTATGAGGAAGAAAGATCAAAGAAGAATGTCCAACAAGAAGAGAAAGGGAGTAACGAGATCCAAGTGGATCCTGTTGATGTGCTCCCTGTCAAGACTTTAGATGGAAAACTCCATTTTCGAACTG TGACAAAGAAGTCGAAATTAGCTGAAGCAGATCCAGAGGAAGCAGAAGAAGAGGATGTCCTGGAAGATGAACATATATTGAACAAATCTCAGAGGAGAGCAAAAGCTAAAAAGAGTAAAAAGGAGGCAAAGAAACAAGAGAAGGAAGTGCCTGAAGAGATCTTACAAGAGGAGGAAACACCCCAAGCAGCAGTTCTG GCTGAAGTGAAAGAAGAATTATCTGCTGAAGAGTCGTTTGAAAATAAGAAGAACAGACTTGCAGAGTTGGGAATGCTACTACTTTCTGATCCAGACGCTAACATAAGATCCTTGAAGGAAATGTTAGACATCTCCAAAGATGAGAATGCAAAGATAGTGAAACTTTGCTTGTTATCTGTGTTGGCCGTATTTAAAGATATTATTCCTGG CTATCGGATTAGACTTCCTACAGACAAAGAGCTCGAGATGAAGGTCTCTAAGGAAGTAAAGAAAACACGGTTCTATGAGTCAACTTTATTAAAAGCATACAAG TCATATCTGCAGAAGTTGATGGCCTTTGAAAGGCAGCCAGTATACAACCAAGTTGCCAATCGGTGCATTTGTACATTGCTGGATGCGAAACCTCACTTCAACTTCCGTGATAACCTGTTAACTGCTGTTGTCAGAAATATTAGCTCCCCAGACGAAGTCGTAAG GAGACTCTGTTGCTCTACTATTAGGTCTCTTTTCTCCAACGAAGGTAAACATGGCGGTGAGCTGACCGTGCAAGCTGTACGCTTGATTGCTGATCAAGTCAAATCTCAAAATTGCCAgcttcatcctaactctattGAG GTGTTCATGTCCATACGCTTTGACGAGGATATTGGAAAGCGTGACAGAGAGGAAGCCAACAAGaagaaatttaagaaaaatgataaaagaaaTAACCAAGAGGAGCAAAACCAAGTGCAAGAAAATGAGAGGAAGAAATCCAAGCGAGAAATGATGTCTAAGATCAGAGATGAG GTTAATGCTGATTACAGGGGAGTTACCTATGAACCAGATGCTATGGAGCGGCGAAAGATGCAGACCGAGACACTATCTGCTGTTTTTGAGACTTACTTCCGTATCCTTAGAAAAACAATGTTTTCAATTGGCGAAAG CACAGAAGAAGACACGACTTTGAATCCTGGCGCCTTCGGTCCGCACCCTTTGCTTGCTCCATGCTTGGATGGGTTGGGGAAATTCACTCAGCAATTGGACTTGGACTACATCGGAGATCTCATGAACTATCTAAAGAAGCTTGCTTCCAGCAGCAGCGTCTCCAccacaaagaagaaaaactcgAAACTGTTGACAGTATCTGAACGCCTGAGGTGCTGCCTTGTTGCATTCAAAGTCATGAGGAGCAACTTAAACGCCTTGAACGTTGACTTGCAAGACTTCTTTGTCCAGCTTTACAACCTCCTCCTCGAGTACCGCCCTGGAAG AGATTCAGGTGAAGTATTGGCCGAGTCTCTGAAGATAATGTTGTGCGATGACAGACACCAAGACATGCAAAAAGCAGCTGCGTTTGTTAAACGTTTAGCCACATTCGCGCTATGCTTTGGCTGTGCCGAGTCTATGTCAG CGCTTGTCACCTTGAAGAATCTCCTCCAGAGGAACGTCAAATGCAGAAACCTTCTAGAGAACGATGTTGGAGGCGGCTCTGTGTCCGGTTCAATCGCA AAGTATCAGCCATACGCAACAGATCCTAACTTAAGCGGGGCCTTCGCATCAGTGCTTTGGGAACTCAACCTCTTGACCAAACACTACCACCCAGCGATCTCAACGATGGCTGGAACAATCTCCAACATGAACACTTCTCAAAACCAAACGTTTCTTTCTGCGGTGACTCCGCAGCAGGCGTTTGCGGATTACTCTCTTCTGAAGGAATCGTTTGAGCCTAAGAGCGAGTCTCGGAAGCTGAACAACAAACGGAAACGAGAGAGTGGTGGTGAAGAAGGTAAGGATGTTCCGGAAACTGACATCGTTGAGCTcaagaagaagctgaaagaGAATTTTACCATTCTAAGAGGCATTAAAGAGGACGAGAGAGTGATAATGGAgtttgagaagaagaaacagagtaacTTGGCGAAGAAGAAACCAACGAAGAAACTGAGTACCGTGGCGAAGAAGAAACCAACGAAGAGCCCTAAATCTAAGAAGAGAATTTGA
- the LOC106449823 gene encoding protein WHAT'S THIS FACTOR 1 homolog, chloroplastic-like → MFDIMPKPLQYRRCLVSSCLNHFLKKSVFRESENLRLFPVQVRHKSGGGFRPKKKVYHRVHELDKAIDLKKKPSLILQLKSMIQSQKHGKVLLRDLEKHVGFVHKWNLMAAIEKYPSIFHVGGGNREPPCVMLTEKAQKIADEEREATESMEPLLVNNLRKLLMMSVDCRVPLEKVEFIQSAMGLPQDFKSNLIPKYPDFFSLKVVNGKVHLVLENWDSSLAITAREERLSRVLDRSENRKKVRITKDGNFLGPNAFKVSFPPGFRPNASYLEEFEKWQKMEFPSPYLNARRFDSADPKARKRVVAVLHELLSLTMEKRVTCSQLDAFHSEYLLPSRLILCLIKHQGIFYITNKGARGTVFLKEAYDGSGLIEKCPLLLFQERFVSLCGRREVSVCNDQLQSSSVIS, encoded by the coding sequence ATGTTCGATATAATGCCAAAACCATTACAGTACAGAAGATGTTTGGTTTCTTCCTGTCTGAACCACTTTCTGAAGAAGAGTGTATTTAGAGAAAGTGAAAACTTGAGGCTGTTTCCTGTACAGGTGAGGCACAAGTCGGGTGGAGGATTTAGACCGAAGAAGAAAGTATACCACAGAGTTCACGAGCTTGACAAAGCCATAGACCTGAAGAAGAAACCATCTCTCATACTTCAACTCAAGTCAATGATCCAATCCCAGAAACATGGAAAGGTTCTTCTAAGGGACCTCGAGAAGCACGTTGGGTTCGTTCACAAATGGAACTTAATGGCTGCCATTGAGAAGTACCCTTCGATATTCCACGTTGGAGGTGGAAACAGAGAGCCTCCTTGTGTTATGCTAACCGAGAAAGCTCAGAAGATTGCAGATGAGGAACGTGAAGCTACAGAGTCAATGGAGCCTCTTCTTGTCAACAATCTCAGGAAGTTGCTGATGATGTCTGTTGATTGTCGAGTGCCTCTGGAGAAAGTTGAGTTCATTCAATCCGCAATGGGTTTGCCTCAGGACTTTAAGAGTAACTTGATCCCCAAGTATCCTGATTTTTTCTCTTTGAAGGTTGTTAATGGGAAAGTTCATCTCGTGTTAGAGAACTGGGACTCTTCACTAGCAATCACCGCACGTGAAGAGAGGCTATCACGTGTTCTTGATCGAAGTGAGAACAGAAAGAAGGTTAGGATCACAAAGGATGGTAACTTCTTAGGCCCAAACGCGTTCAAGGTTTCGTTTCCTCCTGGCTTTAGACCAAACGCGAGCTATCTAGAGGAGTTTGAGAAGTGGCAGAAGATGGAGTTTCCATCTCCTTACCTTAACGCCAGAAGGTTTGATTCTGCAGATCCTAAAGCTAGGAAACGAGTTGTGGCCGTGCTTCACGAGCTGCTCAGTTTAACAATGGAGAAGAGAGTGACGTGCTCTCAGTTGGACGCATTTCACTCTGAGTATTTGCTTCCTTCGAGACTAATACTCTGCTTGATAAAGCATCAAGGGATCTTCTACATTACTAACAAAGGTGCAAGGGGTACAGTGTTTCTCAAAGAAGCTTATGATGGTTCTGGTTTGATCGAGAAGTGTCCTTTGTTATTGTTCCAAGAGAGATTTGTTTCACTCTGTGGTCGGAGAGAAGTGAGTGTGTGTAATGATCAATTGCAGTCTTCAAGTGTTATCTCCTAA
- the LOC106354767 gene encoding nucleolar complex-associated protein 3 isoform X1 produces the protein MGKNRRKDKAIPPPQLPPEVREEEIEFSDEDVKYVEENKDYARFVSRIDTTAINRQCVGEAKTVEDKYEEERSKKNVQQEEKGSNEIQVDPVDVLPVKTLDGKLHFRTVTKKSKLAEADPEEAEEEDVLEDEHILNKSQRRAKAKKSKKEAKKQEKEVPEEILQEEETPQAAVLAEVKEELSAEESFENKKNRLAELGMLLLSDPDANIRSLKEMLDISKDENAKIVKLCLLSVLAVFKDIIPGYRIRLPTDKELEMKVSKEVKKTRFYESTLLKAYKSYLQKLMAFERQPVYNQVANRCICTLLDAKPHFNFRDNLLTAVVRNISSPDEVVRRLCCSTIRSLFSNEGKHGGELTVQAVRLIADQVKSQNCQLHPNSIEVFMSIRFDEDIGKRDREEANKKKFKKNDKRNNQEEQNQVQENERKKSKREMMSKIRDEVNADYRGVTYEPDAMERRKMQTETLSAVFETYFRILRKTMFSIGESSTEEDTTLNPGAFGPHPLLAPCLDGLGKFTQQLDLDYIGDLMNYLKKLASSSSVSTTKKKNSKLLTVSERLRCCLVAFKVMRSNLNALNVDLQDFFVQLYNLLLEYRPGRDSGEVLAESLKIMLCDDRHQDMQKAAAFVKRLATFALCFGCAESMSALVTLKNLLQRNVKCRNLLENDVGGGSVSGSIAKYQPYATDPNLSGAFASVLWELNLLTKHYHPAISTMAGTISNMNTSQNQTFLSAVTPQQAFADYSLLKESFEPKSESRKLNNKRKRESGGEEGKDVPETDIVELKKKLKENFTILRGIKEDERVIMEFEKKKQSNLAKKKPTKKLSTVAKKKPTKSPKSKKRI, from the exons ATGGGGAAAAATCGCCGCAAAGACAAGGCAATTCCTCCGCCGCAGCTTCCGCCGGAAGtaagagaagaggagattgagttTTCCGACGAGGATGTGAAGTACGTCGAAGAGAACAAGGATTACGCCCGATTCGTCTCTCGAATCGACACCACTGCTATCAACAG GCAATGCGTTGGTGAAGCAAAGACAGTGGAGGATAAGTATGAGGAAGAAAGATCAAAGAAGAATGTCCAACAAGAAGAGAAAGGGAGTAACGAGATCCAAGTGGATCCTGTTGATGTGCTCCCTGTCAAGACTTTAGATGGAAAACTCCATTTTCGAACTG TGACAAAGAAGTCGAAATTAGCTGAAGCAGATCCAGAGGAAGCAGAAGAAGAGGATGTCCTGGAAGATGAACATATATTGAACAAATCTCAGAGGAGAGCAAAAGCTAAAAAGAGTAAAAAGGAGGCAAAGAAACAAGAGAAGGAAGTGCCTGAAGAGATCTTACAAGAGGAGGAAACACCCCAAGCAGCAGTTCTG GCTGAAGTGAAAGAAGAATTATCTGCTGAAGAGTCGTTTGAAAATAAGAAGAACAGACTTGCAGAGTTGGGAATGCTACTACTTTCTGATCCAGACGCTAACATAAGATCCTTGAAGGAAATGTTAGACATCTCCAAAGATGAGAATGCAAAGATAGTGAAACTTTGCTTGTTATCTGTGTTGGCCGTATTTAAAGATATTATTCCTGG CTATCGGATTAGACTTCCTACAGACAAAGAGCTCGAGATGAAGGTCTCTAAGGAAGTAAAGAAAACACGGTTCTATGAGTCAACTTTATTAAAAGCATACAAG TCATATCTGCAGAAGTTGATGGCCTTTGAAAGGCAGCCAGTATACAACCAAGTTGCCAATCGGTGCATTTGTACATTGCTGGATGCGAAACCTCACTTCAACTTCCGTGATAACCTGTTAACTGCTGTTGTCAGAAATATTAGCTCCCCAGACGAAGTCGTAAG GAGACTCTGTTGCTCTACTATTAGGTCTCTTTTCTCCAACGAAGGTAAACATGGCGGTGAGCTGACCGTGCAAGCTGTACGCTTGATTGCTGATCAAGTCAAATCTCAAAATTGCCAgcttcatcctaactctattGAG GTGTTCATGTCCATACGCTTTGACGAGGATATTGGAAAGCGTGACAGAGAGGAAGCCAACAAGaagaaatttaagaaaaatgataaaagaaaTAACCAAGAGGAGCAAAACCAAGTGCAAGAAAATGAGAGGAAGAAATCCAAGCGAGAAATGATGTCTAAGATCAGAGATGAG GTTAATGCTGATTACAGGGGAGTTACCTATGAACCAGATGCTATGGAGCGGCGAAAGATGCAGACCGAGACACTATCTGCTGTTTTTGAGACTTACTTCCGTATCCTTAGAAAAACAATGTTTTCAATTGGCGAAAG CAGCACAGAAGAAGACACGACTTTGAATCCTGGCGCCTTCGGTCCGCACCCTTTGCTTGCTCCATGCTTGGATGGGTTGGGGAAATTCACTCAGCAATTGGACTTGGACTACATCGGAGATCTCATGAACTATCTAAAGAAGCTTGCTTCCAGCAGCAGCGTCTCCAccacaaagaagaaaaactcgAAACTGTTGACAGTATCTGAACGCCTGAGGTGCTGCCTTGTTGCATTCAAAGTCATGAGGAGCAACTTAAACGCCTTGAACGTTGACTTGCAAGACTTCTTTGTCCAGCTTTACAACCTCCTCCTCGAGTACCGCCCTGGAAG AGATTCAGGTGAAGTATTGGCCGAGTCTCTGAAGATAATGTTGTGCGATGACAGACACCAAGACATGCAAAAAGCAGCTGCGTTTGTTAAACGTTTAGCCACATTCGCGCTATGCTTTGGCTGTGCCGAGTCTATGTCAG CGCTTGTCACCTTGAAGAATCTCCTCCAGAGGAACGTCAAATGCAGAAACCTTCTAGAGAACGATGTTGGAGGCGGCTCTGTGTCCGGTTCAATCGCA AAGTATCAGCCATACGCAACAGATCCTAACTTAAGCGGGGCCTTCGCATCAGTGCTTTGGGAACTCAACCTCTTGACCAAACACTACCACCCAGCGATCTCAACGATGGCTGGAACAATCTCCAACATGAACACTTCTCAAAACCAAACGTTTCTTTCTGCGGTGACTCCGCAGCAGGCGTTTGCGGATTACTCTCTTCTGAAGGAATCGTTTGAGCCTAAGAGCGAGTCTCGGAAGCTGAACAACAAACGGAAACGAGAGAGTGGTGGTGAAGAAGGTAAGGATGTTCCGGAAACTGACATCGTTGAGCTcaagaagaagctgaaagaGAATTTTACCATTCTAAGAGGCATTAAAGAGGACGAGAGAGTGATAATGGAgtttgagaagaagaaacagagtaacTTGGCGAAGAAGAAACCAACGAAGAAACTGAGTACCGTGGCGAAGAAGAAACCAACGAAGAGCCCTAAATCTAAGAAGAGAATTTGA